One segment of Etheostoma cragini isolate CJK2018 chromosome 23, CSU_Ecrag_1.0, whole genome shotgun sequence DNA contains the following:
- the adipor2 gene encoding adiponectin receptor protein 2: MSPRERADMPISGSPSTAQCPSHNERVPECDEERRKNEKKDEVREGKEKEEEDEKSSDEGFMGMTPLLQAHHAMERMEEFVHKVWEGRWRVIPHDVLPDWLKDNDFLLHGHRPPMPSFRACFKSIFRIHTETGNIWTHLLGCLFFLCLGLMFMFRPNMSFVAPVQEKVVIGMFFLGAVLCLSFSWLFHTVYCHSEGVSRVFSKLDYSGIAFLIMGSFVPWLYYSFYCSPQPRFIYLIVVCILGLAAITVSQCDFFATPQYRGVRAGVFVGLGLSGVVPTLHFVISEGLIKATTMGQMGWLLLMATLYITGACLYAARIPERFFPGKCDIWFHSHQLFHILVVAGACVHFHGVSNLQEFRLKAGGGCTADGTL, from the exons ATGAGTCCCAGGGAGAGAGCAGACATGCCCATCTCAGGTTCTCCAAGCACCGCACAGTGCCCCTCACACAATGAG AGGGTCCCAGAGTGCGacgaggagagaagaaaaaatgaaaagaaggatGAAgtgagagaaggaaaggagaaggaggaagaggatgagaaGAGCAGTGATGAAGGTTTCATGGGAATGACTCCGCTGCTGCAGGCTCACCATGCCatggagaggatggaggagtTTGTACACAAG GTGTGGGAGGGCCGGTGGCGAGTCATACCTCATGACGTGCTCCCCGATTGGCTGAAGGACAATGACTTTCTGCTCCACGGCCACAGGCCACCCATGCCTTCGTTCCGCGCCTGCTTCAAGAGCATCTTCAGAATCCACACAGAAACGGGAAACATCTGGACACATCTGCTAG gctgtttgtttttcctttgtctGGGTCTGATGTTCATGTTCAGGCCCAACATGTCGTTTGTGGCTCCAGTCCAGGAGAAGGTGGTGATCGGGATGTTTTTCCTAGGAGCCGTCCTCTGCCTCTCCTTTTCCTGGCTCTTCCACACAGTCTACTGCCACTCAGAGGGCGTCTCCAGAGTCTTCTCCAA GTTGGACTACAGTGGGATCGCTTTCCTAATCATGGGCTCATTTGTCCCCTGGTTATACTACTCCTTCTACTGCTCCCCTCAGCCCCGCTTCATCTACCTGATAGTGGTGTGCATACTGGGATTGGCTGCCATCACCGTCTCCCAGTGTGACTTCTTTGCTACACCTCAGTACAGAGGAGTCAGAGCAG GAGTGTTTGTGGGTCTGGGTCTGAGCGGCGTGGTTCCTACCCTGCACTTTGTCATCAGCGAGGGTCTGATTAAAGCGACCACGATGGGTCAGATGGGTTGGCTGCTGCTCATGGCGACGCTCTACATCACTGGAGCCTGTCTGTACGCCGCTCGCATCCCTGAGAGGTTCTTCCCCGGCAAGTGTGACATCTGG TTCCACTCCCACCAGCTGTTCCACATCTTGGTGGTCGCAGGAGCCTGCGTTCATTTCCACGGTGTCTCCAATCTCCAGGAGTTTCGCCTCAAGGCAGGAGGTGGCTGCACGGCGGATGGCACCCTctaa